A region from the Bradyrhizobium erythrophlei genome encodes:
- a CDS encoding NfeD family protein, producing the protein MTDMFSTLGTWNWLIFGVVLMALELLAPGVFLFWLGLAALLVGLLSFLITPSWQTQILMFAIFAACAVPLWRRIARSGKAVSASNPFLNKRAGALVGRVFTLEKPIIDGAGTVRIDDTIWRVAGPDAPAGSRVRIVQADGASLTVAAA; encoded by the coding sequence ATGACCGACATGTTCTCTACACTGGGTACCTGGAACTGGCTGATCTTCGGCGTCGTGCTGATGGCGCTGGAGTTGCTCGCGCCCGGGGTGTTTCTGTTCTGGCTCGGGCTTGCCGCGCTGTTGGTCGGGCTGTTGTCGTTCCTGATCACTCCGTCCTGGCAGACGCAGATCCTGATGTTTGCGATCTTTGCCGCCTGCGCGGTGCCGCTGTGGCGGCGCATCGCGCGTTCCGGCAAGGCGGTCAGCGCCAGCAATCCGTTCCTCAACAAGCGCGCCGGCGCGCTGGTCGGGCGGGTATTCACGCTGGAAAAGCCGATCATCGACGGCGCCGGCACGGTGCGGATCGACGATACGATCTGGCGCGTCGCCGGCCCCGACGCGCCCGCCGGCAGCCGCGTCCGAATCGTGCAGGCCGACGGCGCCAGCCTGACGGTGGCGGCGGCGTGA
- a CDS encoding winged helix-turn-helix transcriptional regulator has protein sequence MKKAGKKPEKKRGVRGSRTGRPIMALLDLLGRRWTLRILWELRDGPLTSRALRTACDEASPTVLQARLSELREAGFVELLPAEGYGLTPSGKELEENFLPLHRFAERWSKG, from the coding sequence ATGAAAAAAGCAGGGAAGAAACCAGAGAAAAAACGCGGCGTGCGCGGCTCGAGGACGGGCCGGCCGATCATGGCGCTGCTCGACCTGTTGGGCCGGCGCTGGACCTTGCGGATCCTCTGGGAACTGCGCGACGGGCCGCTGACGTCGCGCGCGCTGCGGACCGCCTGCGATGAAGCTTCCCCCACCGTGCTGCAGGCGCGGCTGTCGGAGCTGCGGGAAGCGGGTTTTGTCGAGCTGCTGCCGGCGGAGGGTTATGGCCTCACGCCGTCGGGCAAGGAGCTGGAGGAAAACTTCCTACCGCTGCACCGCTTTGCGGAACGATGGAGCAAAGGCTAG
- a CDS encoding carboxymuconolactone decarboxylase family protein, with the protein MSRIAPLEPPYDPAIQGQFDRIMRGAPPLVLFRVVAGQPRAWEKFRAGSLLDRGPLSLREREIVIDRTCALTACEYEWGVHVATFAGLAQLTDAQVRATVHGAADAPCWSEGEKSLIAAVDALHVSATLNDAEFTALSAHYDDAQIFEIILLCGFYRTVSYLANALDLPLEEKAARFPTSAK; encoded by the coding sequence ATGTCACGCATTGCGCCGCTTGAGCCGCCGTATGATCCGGCAATCCAGGGCCAGTTCGACCGCATCATGCGCGGCGCGCCGCCGCTGGTGCTGTTCCGGGTCGTCGCCGGCCAGCCGCGGGCCTGGGAAAAATTCCGTGCCGGCAGCCTGCTGGATCGCGGGCCGCTCTCGTTGCGCGAGCGCGAGATCGTCATCGACCGCACCTGCGCACTGACAGCTTGCGAATATGAATGGGGCGTCCATGTCGCGACCTTCGCGGGACTTGCGCAGCTGACCGACGCGCAGGTCCGCGCCACCGTGCACGGGGCTGCCGATGCGCCGTGCTGGTCCGAAGGTGAAAAAAGCCTGATCGCCGCGGTCGACGCGCTGCATGTCAGCGCCACGCTGAACGACGCCGAATTCACGGCGTTGTCGGCGCATTACGACGACGCGCAGATTTTCGAGATCATCCTGCTCTGCGGCTTCTATCGCACCGTGTCGTATCTAGCGAACGCGCTCGACCTTCCGCTGGAGGAAAAGGCGGCGCGGTTTCCGACGAGCGCGAAGTAG